One window from the genome of Paenibacillus azoreducens encodes:
- a CDS encoding RNA polymerase sigma factor, giving the protein MSNMIRLLTTTDFSDIEEKLQEEIYYEYYDFAYGMIFYIVKDHAATEDIIQEAFIKVIKNKPVFENEGKLRAWLKVVTKNTTINYLRKNKNYRNQLDVEGVFMYKEEIVQSPLSVENAVETKLIEESIMEYLQQLKPEYRILIEYRWKRGLSYKEIANLLELSEDVVKQRLFRARDNIKKMLFKEWGIKDEKRKI; this is encoded by the coding sequence ATGTCTAATATGATCCGGCTTCTGACAACAACGGACTTTAGTGATATCGAAGAAAAGTTGCAAGAAGAAATATATTATGAGTATTATGATTTCGCCTACGGGATGATATTTTATATCGTAAAAGATCACGCAGCGACCGAAGACATCATACAGGAAGCCTTTATCAAAGTGATCAAAAACAAGCCTGTATTTGAAAACGAAGGTAAGCTCAGGGCCTGGTTGAAGGTCGTGACCAAAAATACAACCATAAATTATTTGCGAAAAAATAAAAACTACCGTAACCAATTGGATGTTGAAGGTGTTTTTATGTATAAAGAGGAAATTGTTCAATCTCCACTATCAGTAGAAAATGCGGTAGAAACCAAGCTGATTGAGGAATCTATCATGGAATATTTGCAGCAATTAAAACCCGAATATCGCATTTTGATTGAATACCGCTGGAAACGTGGACTGAGCTACAAAGAAATTGCGAATTTGCTGGAGCTGAGCGAAGATGTTGTCAAGCAACGTCTCTTCCGGGCTCGCGATAATATTAAAAAAATGCTGTTTAAAGAGTGGGGGATTAAGGATGAAAAGCGAAAAATTTGA